A genome region from Paenibacillus pabuli includes the following:
- the yunB gene encoding sporulation protein YunB codes for MMRKKWRSRRRRKPPSGKRKMWLIILLVAVFCLMQGFAYVDKKMKPPIMHLAKIRVKQIATEAINKAITAQVAEGKSTEGLIDWKTDTAGKVSGFMLNYDEHMRITASTMNIVQSTLQNVHMLKEKIPLGQALGSPVLASFGPNIPVRIEPQGAVKVDLNTRQQNAGINMILVEVYIHIIAEVAVVVPFDMEPETVDTEIPISYLLVVGDVPMYYYDNQGKPVGSNGSSAPSIALPSGQPGVSGGTGVTPNPSGQNQQQTPGGHLQGDELELELEPEPDLSGENGGSPLDTDVNH; via the coding sequence ATGATGAGAAAAAAATGGCGGAGCCGAAGACGACGGAAGCCGCCAAGCGGTAAACGCAAGATGTGGCTGATTATTTTACTGGTAGCGGTATTTTGCTTGATGCAGGGTTTTGCCTATGTGGATAAAAAAATGAAGCCTCCAATTATGCATTTGGCCAAAATCCGGGTAAAGCAGATTGCCACGGAAGCGATCAACAAGGCCATTACCGCACAGGTAGCGGAAGGCAAATCGACCGAAGGATTGATTGACTGGAAAACCGATACTGCCGGTAAGGTCTCCGGTTTCATGCTGAACTATGATGAGCACATGCGAATTACCGCAAGTACGATGAATATTGTGCAGTCCACTTTACAGAATGTGCATATGTTAAAAGAAAAAATTCCCCTTGGTCAGGCCTTGGGGAGTCCTGTACTGGCATCCTTTGGCCCGAATATCCCCGTTCGTATCGAACCTCAGGGAGCGGTAAAGGTGGATCTGAACACCAGGCAGCAGAATGCTGGAATTAACATGATTCTGGTTGAGGTGTACATTCATATCATTGCCGAAGTGGCTGTCGTGGTTCCCTTCGACATGGAGCCCGAGACGGTAGATACCGAAATACCGATATCCTACCTGCTCGTAGTCGGGGATGTGCCGATGTATTATTACGATAACCAGGGCAAGCCTGTAGGCAGCAACGGCAGCAGTGCACCATCCATTGCGCTGCCATCAGGACAGCCTGGCGTTTCCGGGGGTACTGGGGTGACGCCGAACCCTTCCGGGCAGAATCAGCAGCAGACACCAGGAGGTCATCTGCAGGGAGATGAGCTGGAGCTGGAACTGGAACCTGAACCTGATCTTTCAGGTGAAAACGGTGGTTCACCACTTGATACAGACGTGAATCATTGA
- a CDS encoding M23 family metallopeptidase, whose amino-acid sequence MQDRNRTRFTHSFWIKTLLAGTLLLPSLPVDVHGESSAVPSKTEPAEMKPAEILKARRSLYESIEQITGIPWFRLAAIDQYERTLTRAHPKDRKHPERLTGIFMTSPAWRGWLNPDETDQQPGSIAFFNGYGRDGSGDGLADANNDLDVLYSMANVIQRFGTRQEDFSIALWEYYHNTRAVQRVQQFAKLYEHFDSIDLFGHAFPVPLGTNYSYRSTWGTKRSWGGYRIHEGTDIFAPQGLPVRSTCYGVVEIKGWNPFGGWRIGIRDLNNHYHYYAHLSGFDKNAHIGEVVSPGQVVGWVGSSGYGKPGTQGKFPPHLHYGIYRDTGLTEWSFDPYPLLKHWEREEREQKKAKAKAKSK is encoded by the coding sequence GTGCAAGATCGCAATAGAACGCGTTTCACTCACTCTTTTTGGATTAAAACCCTACTCGCAGGCACATTGCTTCTCCCATCCTTGCCTGTTGATGTTCATGGTGAATCCTCCGCTGTACCGTCCAAAACCGAACCTGCCGAAATGAAACCTGCGGAGATTTTAAAAGCACGCCGAAGTTTATATGAAAGCATTGAACAGATTACCGGCATCCCCTGGTTCAGACTCGCAGCCATCGATCAATATGAACGGACGCTGACGCGTGCTCACCCCAAAGACCGCAAGCACCCCGAGCGATTGACCGGGATTTTCATGACGTCTCCCGCCTGGAGAGGCTGGCTTAACCCGGATGAGACGGATCAACAGCCGGGGTCCATCGCTTTTTTTAATGGATACGGCCGTGATGGTTCGGGAGATGGATTGGCGGATGCCAACAATGATCTGGATGTGCTATACAGCATGGCGAACGTGATTCAGAGATTCGGGACCCGTCAGGAGGACTTCAGCATTGCCCTGTGGGAATATTATCATAATACCCGGGCCGTGCAGCGTGTTCAGCAGTTCGCGAAATTATATGAGCATTTTGACAGCATTGATTTGTTTGGTCACGCATTTCCCGTTCCGCTCGGAACCAATTATTCCTATCGCAGCACATGGGGGACCAAACGCAGCTGGGGAGGATATCGTATCCATGAGGGAACGGACATTTTTGCTCCTCAAGGACTTCCTGTGCGCAGTACCTGTTACGGAGTCGTGGAGATTAAGGGATGGAACCCATTTGGCGGCTGGCGGATCGGTATACGTGATTTGAACAACCACTATCACTACTATGCTCATCTATCCGGCTTTGATAAAAATGCCCATATTGGCGAAGTCGTAAGCCCCGGTCAAGTCGTGGGCTGGGTAGGCAGCTCGGGCTATGGTAAACCGGGCACACAGGGTAAATTCCCTCCTCATTTGCATTACGGAATCTACCGGGATACCGGACTGACGGAATGGTCGTTTGACCCATATCCGCTATTAAAGCATTGGGAACGGGAAGAACGCGAGCAGAAGAAGGCTAAGGCCAAAGCCAAAAGCAAATAA